A portion of the Blastochloris tepida genome contains these proteins:
- a CDS encoding MarR family winged helix-turn-helix transcriptional regulator, with protein MQPRSLMPGARDDGAPADTLPTPPSDPLLRLETFLPYRLNVLSALVLRALGRIFDERFGIAIPEWRVIATIGQFGTLTAKQVGTHSHMHKTKVSRAVATLERRGLLVRRSNKADLREAFLSLTEDGQAIYQAIVPSAVEFADRMLADLDPAERAALESIFEKLTARASVWAAEGPAGADDELD; from the coding sequence ATGCAACCTCGCTCCCTGATGCCGGGCGCCCGAGACGACGGGGCGCCGGCCGATACGCTGCCAACCCCGCCAAGCGACCCGCTGCTGCGGCTGGAGACCTTCCTGCCCTACCGCCTCAACGTCCTGTCGGCGCTGGTGCTGCGGGCGCTCGGGCGGATCTTCGACGAGCGGTTCGGCATCGCCATTCCCGAATGGCGCGTCATCGCCACCATCGGCCAGTTCGGCACGCTCACCGCCAAGCAGGTCGGCACCCACAGCCACATGCACAAGACCAAGGTGTCGCGCGCCGTCGCCACCCTGGAACGGCGCGGGCTGCTGGTGCGCCGGTCCAACAAGGCGGACCTGCGCGAGGCCTTCCTGTCGCTGACCGAGGACGGCCAGGCGATCTACCAAGCCATTGTGCCCTCGGCGGTCGAGTTCGCCGACCGCATGCTGGCCGACCTCGACCCGGCCGAGCGCGCGGCGCTGGAGAGCATATTCGAGAAGTTGACCGCCCGCGCCTCGGTGTGGGCTGCCGAAGGCCCGGCGGGCGCCGACGACGAGCTGGACTGA
- a CDS encoding TRAP transporter substrate-binding protein, with product MERRTFLRGAAVAAAAGAVASPAVAQSMPEVKWRLTSSFPKTLDTIFGTAQTLAKYVSDATDGRFQIQCFAAGELVPALQALDAVTTGAVECAHTPTYFYTGKDPVLVFGTGSPFGLNARMANAWWHFADGAELINASLAKFNAIGFLAGNSGCQMGGFFRKELKDVADLQGLKFRIAGMGGQVLARLGVVPQVIAPGDVYSALERGTIDAAEFVGPYDDEKTGLYRVAKYYYYPGWWEGGAMIHFIANLEKYNELPPAYQAILKQACDAANVWMLAKYDTVNAPALRKLLAAGTELRPFPQAIMEAALKASNELLAEMAAKNPDFKKCLDSVNAYRADQLAWWQVGELSFDSFMARTRGRS from the coding sequence TTGCCGCTGCCGCAGGCGCCGTGGCCAGCCCCGCGGTGGCCCAGAGCATGCCCGAAGTGAAATGGCGTCTGACGTCGAGCTTCCCCAAGACCCTCGACACCATCTTCGGCACCGCCCAGACGCTCGCCAAATACGTGTCCGATGCCACCGACGGCCGGTTCCAGATCCAGTGCTTCGCGGCCGGCGAGCTGGTGCCGGCGCTGCAGGCGCTGGACGCGGTCACCACCGGCGCGGTCGAGTGCGCCCACACGCCGACCTATTTCTACACCGGCAAGGATCCGGTCCTGGTGTTCGGCACCGGCTCGCCGTTCGGCCTCAATGCCCGCATGGCCAATGCGTGGTGGCATTTTGCCGATGGCGCCGAGCTCATCAACGCCTCGCTCGCCAAGTTCAACGCCATCGGCTTCCTGGCCGGCAATTCGGGCTGCCAGATGGGCGGCTTCTTCCGCAAGGAGCTTAAGGACGTCGCCGACCTCCAGGGCCTCAAATTCCGCATCGCCGGCATGGGCGGCCAGGTGCTGGCGCGGCTCGGCGTGGTGCCGCAGGTGATCGCGCCGGGCGACGTCTATTCGGCGCTGGAGCGCGGCACCATCGACGCCGCCGAGTTCGTCGGCCCCTATGACGACGAGAAGACCGGCCTCTACCGCGTCGCGAAGTACTACTACTATCCGGGCTGGTGGGAAGGCGGGGCGATGATCCACTTCATCGCCAATCTGGAAAAGTACAACGAGCTGCCGCCGGCCTATCAGGCGATCCTGAAGCAGGCGTGCGACGCCGCCAATGTCTGGATGCTCGCCAAGTACGACACGGTGAACGCCCCGGCGCTGCGCAAGCTGCTCGCCGCCGGCACCGAGCTGCGGCCCTTCCCGCAGGCGATCATGGAGGCAGCGCTGAAGGCCTCCAACGAGCTGCTGGCCGAGATGGCCGCCAAGAACCCCGACTTCAAGAAGTGCCTCGACTCGGTCAACGCCTATCGCGCCGACCAGCTGGCGTGGTGGCAGGTCGGCGAACTGTCGTTCGACTCCTTCATGGCGCGCACGCGCGGGCGGTCGTAA